One Nyctibius grandis isolate bNycGra1 chromosome 17, bNycGra1.pri, whole genome shotgun sequence genomic window carries:
- the LOC137671207 gene encoding basic phospholipase A2 Bbil-TX-like yields MKVLLTLAVLLACSVFTARGKLPHTLTPGLEGSTVGNVTARGCYLGWGTSRASVDRCCLLRAYCYARLAARRCRVGPIQPFLVPGAGIPTCRARTWCQRGACRCEQAAWFCRMRRWGLLRRRGKCRGRAGRC; encoded by the exons GTGTGTTCACGGCTCGTGGGAAGCTCCCGCACACGCTCACACCGGGACTCGAGGGGAGCACTGTAGGAAACGTGACTGCCCGCGGCTGCTACTTGGGATGGGGCACGTCAAGGGCTTCAGTGGACCG GTGCTGCCTGCTCCGTGCCTACTGCTACGCCAGGCTGGCTGCACGGCGGTGCCGTGTGGGACCCATCCAGCCCTTCTTGGTACCCGGCGCAGGAATCCCCACCTGCA GAGCCAGGACGTGGTGCCAGAGAGGTGCCTGCAGATGCGAGCAGGCAGCCTGGTTCTGCCGGATGCGTCGCTGGGGGCTGCTCCGGCGTCGCGGCAAGTGCCGGGGACGAGCCGGGCGGTGTTGA